TCTCCACGAACGCCTTGGCGTTCTCGACGGGGGTCTCGCGGTCGATTCCGTGGCCCAGATTCAGGATGTGACCCTCGGGTCCGGCCTTCTCGATGACCGATTCGGTCCGCTCGCGGACGAACTCGTCGTCTCCGAGGAGATAGCTCGGGTCCAAGTTCCCCTGTACGGGGGTGTCGCCTAGCTCCTCGCGGGCGTCGGCCATGTCCACGGTCCAGTCGAGACTCACCACGTCAGCGCCTGACTCGGCCAGCAGGTCCAACTTGCCGCCGGGGTTGCGGGCGAAGACGACGGTGGGAACGTCCACTGCGTCGAAGATGCGCTGGTGGAGCGGTTGGACGAACTCGCGGTAGTCGTCGGGCGTCAGCAGGCCGGCGTAGGTGTCGAACAACTGAATCAGGTCCGCGCCCGCCTCGACCTGATACTCGACGTACTCGACCACCACGTCGGCGAAGCGTTCGAGCAGGGTCCGGAAGGCCTCGGGGTACTCCACCCGGAAGCGCCGGATTGGCTTCTGTTTCTTGCCCGCCGGTTGGCCGGCGACGGCGTAGGCTGACAGGGTGAACGGCCCGCCAGCGAACCCGATGATGCTGGTCTGGTCGCCGATGTTCGCTTGGAGGCGTTCGAGGAGCGCGCCGACGTAATCCAGTTCCTCGCGCACGTCGCTATGTCCCTCGGGGACCTCGGAGGGCCGCGTGACGGGGTTCTCGATGACCGGGCCGGTCCCGCTCTCGATGTGATAGTCCAGTCCGAGGGGTTCCAGCACGGTCAGGATGTCCGAGAACATCACCAGTCCGTCGGGTTCGAAAATCTCCCACGGCAGGAGGGTGATGCGCTCGGCGATTTCGGGCGTCGAGATGGCCTCCTTGAACGTGTAGTCCTCTCGGATGTCCCGGTACTCGGGGATGTACCGCCCCGCTTGGCGCATCAGCCAGACAGGGGGTCGTTCCGTGCGTTCTCCTCGGGCCGCGCGGACTAGCAGGTCGCTCATTGTGCCGAGGCTTGGCGTGGCGGAGGCTAATGGTTTCGGAATCGCGGCCGCGCCCGTAGCTCCTCGCCGCCACAAGAAAGAAATAATCATAATGTGTAAACAATTATATTTCTATATCTAGTTCGGTCCAACTGTCGTGGTTCGACTTCCTGTCGCTCGATACGGTTCTGCGACGGAATCGGACGTAGAAAACAGACGTTTTATCTCGAAACTGTGATCTGCTGACGATCCTTTCACCGAGTACGCATGACGTGGAAAGACGACGTGTACGTCGAACTGCTTCGGTACACCGAAGCCAACGAGACGAAACAGTTCACGCTCCCGGAGTTCTACCGACACGCCGAGGACCGACTCGCGGCTAAGCATCCCCAAAACAACAACGTGCAGGCGAAGATTCGCCAGATTCTCCAACAGCTTCGAGACGGCGGCCAACTGGAGTTTGTGGACGATAGCGGAACCTACCGACTCGTCGAACTTGACGAGGAGTTCATGGCCGAGTACGGCGTCACGGAATACGACGTGACCGAGTACGGTGTGACCCAACGGACCGTCGAGACGACGAGGTATCCGATGCCACAGTCCGTCCGCATCGAGGCCCTCCAGCGGTACGACAAGACCTGCCTGCTGACCGACGTAGACCTGCCGGAACTGCTGGATGCCGCGCACGTAGTGGCGCGGTCCGAGCGCCCCTCGGAGGTCCGGAATCCCGAGAACGTCTTCGTCGTGAACAAGTTGTACCACGAGGCGTTCGACCGGGGCCTGTTCACTATCGACACCGACTACCGCCTCCGGGTGAAGCCGACGCTCTCCACCGAAAGCGAATTGCTACACGGTTCGCTGATGGTCGCCGACGGGGAGCGAGTCGAGTTTCCCGAACCGGCGTCGCTCGACACCGACCTCCTCGCGGAGCGGAACGCCGAACTGGCGTGGGCGTGAGCGTCTCACGTTCCTCCCTGCATTTCTCCGAACTCGGCCGAGGAGTTCAAACCCCTCGGCGTCGTGGCTCTGACGAACTCCGATACGCGTCCTCGTGGTCCCGGAACTCTACCGGCCCGAAAATCCCTCGGCCAATGGCACGCTCGCCGACGCCGTGACGTGGGTTTCGGGGTGGCTGGATCGCGACCCTGCCATCCACGTCTACTGGTTGGTCCCGCCGAGCGTCCGCGACGAGGACGTGCTGGCCGACCGCGAGCGACTTCTTCCGGCCCGAGTTCGTAGACGTGGCGCTCGACGCTGGGGTCGAGACCGGAAGCCCAATCGACTTCTCCGACCGCGCCGAATCCTACGCCGACGAACCCCGGTTTCTCCACCTCGCGGTCTGCGCCAGCGAGTACGAGACCATGGCCCGGACGCCCTTCGAGCAGGCCGCCAGCGGGCAGGTCCTCGTGATTCGGGACGAACTGTGGATACACGACTGCGTGCCCGACGACTATCGATTCGCTGGCGACCCCGAGGAACTCGGCGAGTTGGCCGCCGAAGCAGTCGAACACTGGGGCCAAGCGCGAGCGATACGTCCTCGACTCGGCCGACGAACCGGTCCGCGCTGTCCTCGGGGGCGCTCGCGGCGAGAACGCGGACGAGGAGCGAGCGGTCACGCGCTCGCGGGCGGAAGCGCGCTCGTCTGCGAGCGCGCCTGACGCGGCCGACGCGCCCGACCGTCCTCGCGCAATCAATTATAAATATACTTCGAGACGAGACCGCCGCCCACACCGCGGACGGGATTCGGGCGACCGAGCGCGAGGACTACGCGCTGGCGGATTTGGTCTACGCGCTCCGGTCGCTGGGGTACCGAGACGCCGGGAATCCGGGGACGCCGGTGTTCGTCCGGAAGTGAGGTCACGACGACGCGGACGCCGAATCGGAGTCGTCGGTCTCCTCGTCGCCCATCTCGCCCAGTTCTCGCTCGCCGAGCGAGGGCGCGGCGTCCACGCTCGGAGAGAGTTCCGCGCCGTGAATCAGGTCGGTCACGACGATGCGGACCGCCTGAATCACCAGCACGAAAAACAGCGGGAGGAGGAAGAACCCGTACCACCCGAACAGCATCGGGCCGAGGAGGTACGCGAACATCATGATGCCCATGTGGATGTCGTTACCCGAGATGTAGGGCTGGAGGAAGGTCTGGGGCAGGATGTCGAGGACGAGGAACGACACTACCAGCAGGCCGATGGGGTAAATCATCGCCGGGCCGCCCTGTCCCGCCGAAATCCACGCCAGATACGCCACGACCGGAACGTAGACCACCTTGCCGACGACCAGCGGGACGAGACTCGCCACGCCGGTCAGCAGGGCCAGCAGGATGGCGAAGGGAATGGTCAGCGCGGGCGGCGCGAGGAAGTTGAAGCCGTAGTAGACGACTGCGGCGAGGACGGCCATCACGGCGACGAACAGCATGTTACCGAAGAACACCGTTTCCAGTTCGTCGTCCACGGCGTAGGCGTAGGCGTAGCCGACCGACCCCTCGTCGGCGATTTCGTCGCGGAACCAGCCAGCGATGTGGTCGTCGTCCCGCAGGAGGAAGAACGCCAGTCCGAACGACAGCGACAGCAGAACCACGGTGCCGATAAGCGCGCCGAGCGCCGACAGCGCGGCCTGCCCGACCTGTCGAATCCGTTCGGTACTCAGCGTCCCGACTTCCGAGGGATTCTCGATGAGGGTCTGAATGAGGCTCTGCTGGCTGGTGGTCAGGCTATCGACGTTCAAAAGCGGCGCGAGGAGACCGCTCCCCGGTATCCCCGAGAGCGAGGCGGCGTCCCGGAGTCCCACCAGCAGGACGTAGGCGACGATGCCCAGTATCGGGACGACGATGCCCGCGAGCGTCAGTCCGGCCGCAATCCCGTCGCTGTCGATGTGCGCGCCGATGCGGTCGCAGATGGGCCGCGAGGCGTAGTAGAGGAACACGCCCAGCACGAACATCCCGACGAACGAGTAGCCGACGTACACCACGCCGAGGGCTAGCGCGACGAGGTAGAGCCACCACGCGATTCGATTCCGGTCGTAGTCGATGAATTCGTTCCAGTTCACGAGTGTCGGACCCTCAGTTGTTTTCGCTCGGTCAAATCGCGGTCGCCCCCGCCGCCACCGGGAGTGCGATACCGGTGACGAATGCTACCTGTCCGTCGAAGTCGTACTCCGCCATGGTCTCCGAAGAAGGGACGGGAGCGACGGGTAAAACGCTGTTCGCCGATTCTGGCTGGCCACCACCAGAACTTTGGCCCGCGGCTGTCAGCCAGCAGGTATGACTGGCGACGACGTTGCGGCGGCGCTGGCGGACTACGCCGTCCCGGTTTCCGCGGGGCAGGCGACGCCTGCCGAGGAGGACGCTCCCAGCTCGGAACCCGCGGCCGACCTCCTCGCGGACGCCGCCGTCGTGGGTCTCGGCGAGGCGACCCACGGGACCCGCGAGTGCTTCCGAGCGAAACACCGCCTGATACGCTCGCTGGTCGAACGCCACGGGTTCCGGACGGTCGCGTTCGAGGCCGGCGTCGCGGCGATGCTCCCGGCCGACGGGTACGTCAGGGGCGGTGACGACGGCACCGGCGAGTGCGCCGACGCCGGCATCGCCGGGTGGCGTGCGGAAAGCCCCGATGAGGCCCTCGCTAAGTTGGACAAGTGGATGTGGCAGACCGACGAGGTCCGGGACCTCCTCTCGTGGCTTCGGTCGTTCAACGAGGGTCGGCCGCCCGGCGACAGGGTTCGGGTCCGGGGCATCGACCTCGGCGACCCGGCGGAACCGGCGTCCCGGTTGCAATCGTATCTCGCGGCCGTGGACCCGGCCTACGCCGCCGAGGCCGACGAACTGGTCTCGCTGGTCGATTTCGACGCTTCCGAAGACGACGCCGCCAGCGACCGACGATTGGACGAGGCCACCGACGCCGCCCGGTCCCTCGCGGACCGCCTCGACCAGCGCCGGGAGTCCTACGTCGAGGAGCGTTCGAGCGACGAGTGGGGGGTCGCCCGCCACCTCTGTCGCGTGGTCGAACATACCTGCGAGTGGCATCGAGTCCGCCACGAACACGAGGGGCCGCATCCCGCGGGGATGGCCGAGCGCGACCGCCTGATGGCCGGAAACGCGGCCTGCTGGAAATCGCACGACCCCGGTGAGGGCGTGGTAATTTGGGCGCACAACAGCCACGTCCAGCGAGGGACCTTCGACGACGGGCAGGTCTGGACCGACGCCGAGACGATGGGCGAGGAGCTAGCCCTGCGGTTCGGCGACCGCTACCGGCCGGTCGGCTTCGACTTCGCCCGTGGGTCCTTCCGGGCGATTCCGGCCGGGTCGTCCGGCGGGTCCGACCCGCGGGTGTTCTCCGTGGACGACCCGCTCGACGCCAGCGCGACCGCTCGCTTGGACGCGCTGGATGCTGAGTCCGTCCTCCTCGACGTTTCGAGCGCGGCGGACGACCCGCGCCTCGAAGACTGGTTCGACCGGCCGCGTCGTCTGCGGTGGGTCGGCACCGTCTACGACCCCGACGCCGACCCGGCGGCCCACTACATGCGGACCGACCTTCCGGCCTCGTTCGACGCGCTCATCTTCCTCGGGAAATCGACGCCGACGCGGCCGCTCGACTGCGCCTGAGGGCGCTCCCGTCGCTCGCCCTGTCCCTGCCGTCGCGCCTAAGCCCGTCCGACCGCTACGCTCGGCATGGTCAACGCCTTCTGGTTGGACCGCGACCTCGCCCAGACGGCGAGGTGGCTAGTGGACGACCACGTGCTTTCGTCCGTCTTCGAGAACGCGATGGTCCTGACCACCGCGGTCCAACTCGCCGGCTATCCGGAGTCCGAGGACCTCTACTACACCCACGCCGACCACCCGCTCACTCGGTGGGCCGCCGACCACCCGGAAAACTGGGGCCTCCTCCGGGCCTACACCGAGGAGGCCCACGACGAGTGGCGATACCGGTGGGACCACCCGCCGGAGAAGACCCACGGCAGTTGGGCGACGGTCGAATCGCTGGACGAGGAGGTCCTCGCTGGTCTCGACTGGCCGGGCGAACCCAGCGACCCGCCGCAGGTCACGGGCGAGTGGACCGCCGACGACTACGTGGACGCCTACCGACTCTACTACGCCAACGAGAAGCGCCACCTGTTCGAGTGGTCGAGAGACCGGTCGCCGCCGCCGTGGCTAGACGAGTACCGTCGAGGGTCGAAGTAGTAATTCGTCGGTTTGGGTCTCGGCGATGGGTTCCGAACGCAGGCCGCCTAGAAGTCCTCCTCGAACTCCGCTTCCCCGCCCCAGTCTTCTTCCTCCTCGAACTCCTCGTCTTCGCCCCACCCTTCTTCTTCTTCGCCGCCACCTAGTGCGTCCGCAATCGTTCCGAGGATTCCGCTCTCCTCTTCCTGTTCGTCCTCGTACTCGTCGTACTCGTCGTCCTCCTCGAACACGTCGTCTACGTCGATGTCGTGGTGCTTTTTGTGGTGTTTCTTTCCGCCGGTCAGCGCCTCCAACTCGCCGGGGTCGAGCCACACGCCCCCGCAGTCCTCGCAATAATCTATCGTCACGCCGTGTTCCCGTCGTTGTGATAGCTCGGTGCCACATTCGAGACAGTCGAGTTCGCGTCCGTGGGCCATGATACCGCACTCCTGTCTCCAAACATATAATTACTTCGAGACTACTCGCGTTCCGCTACTACGAGCCAGATGCGCTCGAAGAAGATAGCCGCGCAAGTCGCGGAGTTCGCCGTGCGACTACCGAAAACGGCACCGGCACTCGAAATAGCCGCTGTTGTCTTTAGGAAAGGAAAACATGCCTCTAAGAATTAAATATATTTTTCAAAGAAATTTCTGTAATGCTAAATAACCGTGCGGGTCGCTATCACCGGTAAACGAGTACCGCGACTGCTCTGCACCCGTGACTCACCGCAACCCACTGCAACGCATCGCGCCGCGTACCTCCTCTGTTCGACCTGAAAATCTGCTCTGATTGGCCGTCAGTCGTCCGCAGACGCGCCGTCGCCGTCGGTCCCGTCGCGGGACTCGCTCTCGCGGTTCGCCGGCGGCCGACCATCGACTCGTCCGGTATCGAGCGTCCGAGACCCCGCCGCGACGGCGTAGATGGCGACGACGCCGAGGCCAGCGCCGCCGAGCGAACTCGCCAGCGTCGAGACGAACGACGGCGGTCCGTAGGCGAACAGCAGTTCGCCGAGCGCGTTCGTCGCAATCCCAGCGAGGAACCACGCCCCGGCCGGAACCGCGAGACTGGCGTTCTCGTAGAGGACACCCTTCACATCGCCGGTCATCGGCGGCAGAACTTCCGAGGAGAGCGCCACGCCTCGGACGAGGACGTAGAGCGCGGCCATGACGACTCCCGCGGCCCCGACCGGGCCGCCGACCTGTTGCTCGCTGGCGACGACCGCCAGCAGGTTCCAGAACGTCAGAATCGCCGCAATCGGCAGGCCTTCTCGAATCAATCGCCGTGGCTGGAGGGCAACCATGTCCGGGTCGTCTCGCGCCGGTCCCTTAAAATATCGCTACGAACCGCCACTGCGACTCGCCGTCGAGGTTCTTCCGGACGTGCCGTCTCGAACGCCGCCGCGGTCGGCCCCGAAATCGCTGTCCAACTCCCCGGCGCGCTCCGGGCGGTCGGCAGTCACCTCGACGCCCTGCCGGACCCCGACCTCGTGAGTCTTCAGGGCACCGTGACCGACGCCCTCCTCGCGGTCGGTCCACGCTTGGTCCTCGAACTCGCGGGTGGAGGACCTGCGGGCAGGTCCCGTAGGCGTCTTCCACCACGTCGGCGGTCCACCCGGAGTTGGCCAGCAGGGCGTTGTGCTTGATGTCCTCGCGGTCTACTCCCGCCACGCTGGTCGCCAGTCGCTCGTAGAAGGAGTCCTCCTCGACGGTCGGATGGAAGATGTGGTCCCGGTCGTCGCAACTCACGGTCCAGTCGAACGGGAAATGGATGTACTGGACCGAGTTGGATTCGAGGCCCAACTCGTTGATGGTACTGACCAGCAGGTCGAACTCGTCGCTCCGCCTGCGGGCGTAGCGCCCCAACAGAGCGTTCTGGAGGACGTAGTACTTCAGGCCGAACTGGTCGTTCATCCACTGGGCCAGATAGCCCGCCTGCTCGACGGTCAGGGCCTCGATGTCCACGTCGGTATCGAAATAGTCGTTGAGTTCGCCGAGGTCGGGGTCCGTCAGGGTCAGCACGGTCACGTCGTGGTCCGATTGCAGGGCCTCTAACACGTGCATCGCTACCGCTTCCCTACCCCCTTTGGACATCAAATCCATATGGATAACTGCAATTTCCCCCATCGTATCGGTCTCCTGTGAGACGCAAGTCTCGGCCAAAGTTAGGTATTCTAGGTGAACAGAAACACGTCATCGGCCGGGTACGAGCGACTGTAAGGGAGAAAACGTATTATCCAGAAATGACGCGATTCGGCGATAGACGAGCTTTCTAGTTGACATTCCAATCCGTCTGAGTCCCAAATAAAATTTAAATCAATAGACTTACATTGAAGAACTACCCCGCCGAGGGTATGGAACTTCGACTGGGGGCCATCGGACTGGGTGGCCTCGGGAGCATCGAACTCGGAATCTACGACGAGATGGACGATGTGGAAATCGTCGCCGGCACCGACGTTTCCGACGGAGCGCGCGAGGCCGATTCTCCCGACCCTCCCCGAGGCGTGTTTGGGATTCTCACGATTTTCCGCGATATGACGAAAAGTGTTTCTATCTCGGAGGGTCAATCCCTTTGATAATGCGAGAACTCGACGAAACCGACCTCGAAATCCTCCAACTGCTCGTGGCCGACGCCCGCCGCCCGTACAACGAAATCGCAGACGCCGTGGACCTCTCGCCGCCGACGGTTTCCGACCGCATCGAGCGCCTGAAGGACCTCGGCGTCGTCCGGCGATTCACCGTCGATTTGGACCGGTCGCTCCTCGCCGACGGGGTTGCGGTCCTCGTTGACCTCCACGTCGAACCCGGCCGCCTCTCGGAAATCCGAGAGGGCGTCGAAGCAATCGAGGGCGTCGAACACGTCTTCGTCACCGCCGACGGCCACGTCATCTTCCACGCCCGACTCCGTGGCGGCGCGGTCGAACCCCTGCTGGCCGACGCCCTCGACACCGAGGCGGTCCGGGAGTACGACGTGAAACTCCTCGAAGACTCGACGTGGCACCCCGAACCCCGCGGCGTCGAGTTCGCGCTGGAGTGCGACGAGTGCGGCAACTCCGTCACCAGCGAGGGCGAATCCCTCCGCATCGACGGCGAACTCTACCAGTTCTGCTGTACCTCGTGTCAGTCGCAGTTCGAGGAGCAGTACGAGGAACTGAAGGAAGCGGCCTGAGTCCTCGAAGCCACGCTCCGCATTTTTCGGCCTTTCCGCCGACCGTTCACCGGATGAGCGAGTTTGCAGTCGGTGAAGTAAGGTGACTCCGTGCGAGCCATGATAACATGGAACAAGACGAATCGCACGCGACGACCACGCGCCGCGGACTGCTCCGGGGAGTCGTCGGCGCGTCGGTCCTCGGCGGCCTCTCCTCGGCCGTGTCAGCGTCCACTTCGTCGGCCTCCGAAGTGTCGGGAGAGGCGGCGACCGACGCTGAGGCCGAAGCGAGCAACACCATCCGCGTCGAGAGCGACGGCGGCGGACTCGCGGCCTACGAGTTCGTCGCGGGCGGAAGCCTCTGGGCCGACGCCGACGCCCGAGGAGACACGATTTCCGGAAACTGGGCCTACGGCCACGTCGGCCCGAAGCGCGGCGTCGATACCTTCCACTTCACGGGTGGCCTCGACCGACTCGCGCTCGCGGGACCGGCGAGCGTGTTCGTCAACGGGTGGCGAATCGACGCCCGCAACCGGTGGCCGCCCAACGACCTGACGCGTCACGACTTCCCCGGCGGCCGGAATCGGATACGCATCGACAGCGACGGCGGCGGGATTGCCACCTACGAGTTCGAC
This genomic window from Halorussus lipolyticus contains:
- a CDS encoding AI-2E family transporter, translating into MNWNEFIDYDRNRIAWWLYLVALALGVVYVGYSFVGMFVLGVFLYYASRPICDRIGAHIDSDGIAAGLTLAGIVVPILGIVAYVLLVGLRDAASLSGIPGSGLLAPLLNVDSLTTSQQSLIQTLIENPSEVGTLSTERIRQVGQAALSALGALIGTVVLLSLSFGLAFFLLRDDDHIAGWFRDEIADEGSVGYAYAYAVDDELETVFFGNMLFVAVMAVLAAVVYYGFNFLAPPALTIPFAILLALLTGVASLVPLVVGKVVYVPVVAYLAWISAGQGGPAMIYPIGLLVVSFLVLDILPQTFLQPYISGNDIHMGIMMFAYLLGPMLFGWYGFFLLPLFFVLVIQAVRIVVTDLIHGAELSPSVDAAPSLGERELGEMGDEETDDSDSASASS
- a CDS encoding HNH endonuclease, which produces MTWKDDVYVELLRYTEANETKQFTLPEFYRHAEDRLAAKHPQNNNVQAKIRQILQQLRDGGQLEFVDDSGTYRLVELDEEFMAEYGVTEYDVTEYGVTQRTVETTRYPMPQSVRIEALQRYDKTCLLTDVDLPELLDAAHVVARSERPSEVRNPENVFVVNKLYHEAFDRGLFTIDTDYRLRVKPTLSTESELLHGSLMVADGERVEFPEPASLDTDLLAERNAELAWA
- the hemE gene encoding uroporphyrinogen decarboxylase → MSDLLVRAARGERTERPPVWLMRQAGRYIPEYRDIREDYTFKEAISTPEIAERITLLPWEIFEPDGLVMFSDILTVLEPLGLDYHIESGTGPVIENPVTRPSEVPEGHSDVREELDYVGALLERLQANIGDQTSIIGFAGGPFTLSAYAVAGQPAGKKQKPIRRFRVEYPEAFRTLLERFADVVVEYVEYQVEAGADLIQLFDTYAGLLTPDDYREFVQPLHQRIFDAVDVPTVVFARNPGGKLDLLAESGADVVSLDWTVDMADAREELGDTPVQGNLDPSYLLGDDEFVRERTESVIEKAGPEGHILNLGHGIDRETPVENAKAFVETAKEWSWE
- a CDS encoding zf-TFIIB domain-containing protein, translating into MAHGRELDCLECGTELSQRREHGVTIDYCEDCGGVWLDPGELEALTGGKKHHKKHHDIDVDDVFEEDDEYDEYEDEQEEESGILGTIADALGGGEEEEGWGEDEEFEEEEDWGGEAEFEEDF
- a CDS encoding AsnC family transcriptional regulator is translated as MRELDETDLEILQLLVADARRPYNEIADAVDLSPPTVSDRIERLKDLGVVRRFTVDLDRSLLADGVAVLVDLHVEPGRLSEIREGVEAIEGVEHVFVTADGHVIFHARLRGGAVEPLLADALDTEAVREYDVKLLEDSTWHPEPRGVEFALECDECGNSVTSEGESLRIDGELYQFCCTSCQSQFEEQYEELKEAA
- a CDS encoding erythromycin esterase family protein, with amino-acid sequence MTGDDVAAALADYAVPVSAGQATPAEEDAPSSEPAADLLADAAVVGLGEATHGTRECFRAKHRLIRSLVERHGFRTVAFEAGVAAMLPADGYVRGGDDGTGECADAGIAGWRAESPDEALAKLDKWMWQTDEVRDLLSWLRSFNEGRPPGDRVRVRGIDLGDPAEPASRLQSYLAAVDPAYAAEADELVSLVDFDASEDDAASDRRLDEATDAARSLADRLDQRRESYVEERSSDEWGVARHLCRVVEHTCEWHRVRHEHEGPHPAGMAERDRLMAGNAACWKSHDPGEGVVIWAHNSHVQRGTFDDGQVWTDAETMGEELALRFGDRYRPVGFDFARGSFRAIPAGSSGGSDPRVFSVDDPLDASATARLDALDAESVLLDVSSAADDPRLEDWFDRPRRLRWVGTVYDPDADPAAHYMRTDLPASFDALIFLGKSTPTRPLDCA